The following nucleotide sequence is from Zea mays cultivar B73 chromosome 1, Zm-B73-REFERENCE-NAM-5.0, whole genome shotgun sequence.
GGTTTCTTAGAGATGGTGCAAGCATCTTGGAGCCAGTCAGTAGATACGAGAGACGCAATCCTAAGGCTACATATTAAGATGCGACGTTTGGCCACATCAATAAAAATTTGGAAAGCGCAACAAGTTGGTAACATTGAGTTACAATTAGCCATTGTTCAGGTCGTCCTTCTCTGCTTAGAAAAAGCGCAGGAGCGGAGATAGCTCTCTGAGATTGAACCTCACCTGCTTCGCTCCTTGAAGGCTAAATCTTTGGGGCTAGCTGCCATGCAGAAATCAAGAGCGAAACAACATTCGAGATTGAAATGGATCAAACAAGGTGATGCAAATACTAAATTCTTCCATCTGCATGCTAATATTCGACGTAATCAGCATTTCATAAAAGAGCTACAATCAGAAACAGGCATTGTCATGACACAACAAGACAAGGAGGAAGCTATATTTAACTTCTATAATTCCATCTTAGGGGTTCCCCCAGCCAGAAATTCCTCCTTGGATTGGACAACCTTAGGATATGAGCAAACTGACCTTTCAGACCTCGAAGCTCCTTTTTCAGAAAACGAAATTAAGAGGATTATTCATCTCATACCTTCGCAACGCGCTCCGGGCCCAGACGGTTTCATTGGGTTGTTTTATAAGAAATGTTGGGACATTGTAAGAAGCGATTTGTCCGCGGCGCTTTGCGGGTTTTACAATTTACGCACTAACAAGCTGCACCTAGCGAACGAGGCCAATATTGTGCTCCTCCCAAAAAAAGAGAATGCTTTGCACCTTACGGACTTTCGACCGATCAGCTTGATCAATAGCCTAGCAAAAATAATCACAAAGGTACTGGCTGAGAGATTGGCTCCAAAACTGGGACAACTAGTATCTCGCTCACAAAATGCCTTTATCAAGGGAAGGTGCATTCATGACAATTTTTTATATGTCCAAAGAGTAATCCAGAAGCTGCACAAATCCAAGAAGCCATCTCTCTTCATCAAGTTGGACATAGCAAAAGCTTTTGACTCTGTTAGCTGGGCATATCTTTTGGAGGTGCTGGAAGCTTTTGGTTTCGGTAGAAAATGGAGAAATTGGATTTCAGCTATCCTTGCttcctcttcgtcgcgtatcttaATGAATGGCAGACTAGGAAGAAAAATCATTCATAAGCGTGGCCTTCGTCAAGGAGATCCTCTATCTCCGATGTTGTTCATCTTGGCTATCGATCCACTTCAGAGAATTATAGAGCGTGCTATTCACTCGAGCGTCCTCTCTCATGCCCTTCCTAAGCCGGCTACTTTGCACTGCTCACTCTATGCTGACGACGCTGGACTATTTGCAAAGTCGTCGGCTTCTGACCTGTATGCTTTAAGGCGCATCCTCCAGACCTTTAGTGATTGTTCTGGTCTCAAGTTTAATATGAGTAAAACAGAGCTGTACCCTATTCGGTGTCATCCTGGTGTAGTTGAGGCACTTCTTCACTGCTTCCCTGGAAAGATTGCCTCTTTCCCTGGAAAATATCTTGGTCTACCCCTTCACACTAGAAAACTTAGAAGAATTGAGATGCAGCCTCTGGTTGACAAAATTCGTGCAAGGCTTCCAAGATGGAAAGGAAAATTGCTCTCCAAAGCGAGTAGATTGACTCTCGTTAACACAGTTCTGTCCTCTCAACCAATCTACCACCTAACGGTATTTCCAGCCCAGAGATGGTTACTGAAGCAAATTGACAAAATTAGACGAGGGTTTCTTTGGAAAGGCGAGGAACCAGAAGTAATGAGTGGTGGCATTTGCCTTGTGAACTGGCCAACGGTTTCACGCCCAAAAAATCTTGGTGGTCTTGGAGTGGTAGACCTGGAACGCTTTGCTCGAGCTCTTCGAATCCGTTGGATGTGGTTCCAATGGAGAGACCGGGACAGGGTCTGGACGGGGCTTGACACCCcatgtaccaaagaagatagagACTTGTTTCATGCTTCAACTTCGGTGACAGTTGGCAATGGGACCCTTGCTTCTTTCTGGTTCTCCAATTGGATTAATGGCATGGCGGCGCGTCTCATTGCCCCCAATCTCTTCATTAAGGCAAAGCGCAAAAACATTAAGGTACATAAGGCCCTGCTCAACAATACATGGATTTCTCTTATTTCTCCGGTTTCTGGGGAAACTGAAATTATTGAATTTGTGAGACTTTGGGAAGCCATCCATGAAGTCCATATAAATATTGAGGAAGTAGACAAAATCAGATGGCGCTGGACATCAGATGGCGAATACTCTACCAAGAGTGCTTACCTGGCTCAGTTCCACGGGAGTTTTGCCAAGCTCAAACTTTCTCCAGTTTGGAAGGCGAAGACAGAGCCTAAATGTCGGTTCTTTGCATGGACCCTCCTCCATAACAAAATTCTAACGACCAATAATCTTCAGAAGCGAGGTTGGAATAATGATCCTATCTGCAAGCTTTGTAAGCGCGAACCGGAGACGGTGGGCCATCTAGCAAAAGATTGCATATTCACAAAATCGTGTTGGAGTTGGCTCAGCTCGTGGTACAACCTCTCCTCTCTGCCAAAGTTGGACCAGTGCTCGTCGGTCTATGGATGGTGGAGGAAGTGCAGACTAAAAGTAGAGAAAACTGCTCGCAAGGAATTCGATGGTCTCTGTATTTACTTTTGGTGGGAGATTTGGAAAGAAAGAAATCGAAGAATCTTTCATGGTCTTGAGAAGAGCGAGCGAGAAGTGGCCAACTTCGTCAAAGAAGATTTCAACCCGCAAAGAGCTTCTAGTTAATTTTAGCGTTTTAGCGTTTTGTTTGTGTGGCGTGCTGGGTTTCTAGTGGGCTGTTTTGCTAgtgcttcttttcttttctttgcccCCCTCTACCCTAGTGttgtttttccttttcctttccaGTGTTTGGAAGTGTCCCTTTCTAATAAATTTTTGGCCATGGCAATGCTCTTGCCGTGTCCTTTTTCAAAAAAAATCCAGCTAGGAATCGTTTTGCGGTGGCCAATAATCCCCGGGAAACGGAAAATAGCATTGCCCTTAACGAACTCGTATGGCTAATTATACGTAACACCGAATAAACGTGTGGCAAAGTCCAGCTCTTCTTTACCTGAACAGCATCATGGTCATTTCTCGAGAGGACGATCGATCGAGCTAGTGTGGTCCAGAAGTGGCTGATGATCTGGGGATGACAGTTCACCCCAGGATTGAGAGATCAAAAGTGGGGCTGGGGGCGACCGTGCCATTTATGTATTCCTGAGTGGATGTGTGTGATGTCAACAAGTTAATAAGGGAGGCATGATATATTCCAGGCAGGGCGGGCAGGCACACATGCATGTGAACAACAGCCTTGCCACTTTCTGTGCTGTGCTGTGCCGTGCCTGTCTCTCCGCCCGATTCTTTTTCGCTCGCCTAGTGCTCCCCCTCACTCCATAAAAATCTATTTCTGGATAGATAGATACATGGTTGGATACACATATTTATAGCAAGTGGGGGTTGCTGTGTCCCCTGCTTTTGGAGTCGCGAGTTCGTGGTGGGCCGTGGGGCCGGCATATCATTCCTCCCCCTCCGAATTCCGATCGATCCCCCCGCACTCCGAGCTGCGTCCATCCCGGCCGCTCTGCGCCTTTAAAATAGCAGCAGGCCGTGGAGTGTCCAGAAAGCTAAGTGCCCCTAACCCTACCCTCCTCCTCCTCGATCCAACACAGAGAACGTCCCAACTCCCAAGGTTTTTTCGATCCCGATAAGCATCCAAGTGAGAAGATGTCAAGGTATCATCTGAAGCAGTTCGAGAAGGAGCGCATGAAGATGGCCATGCTAAGGCAAGAAGAGACGTTCAGGCAACAGGTAATAATAAGAATCAAGCAAACCAAGCAGCTAGCTAGCAGAGAGCCAGCCTCCAGTCCTAGCTCACGTGCATGCGTTTCTCAAACCGCGCGCCCGGCTCCGATCCCTAAAGCAACCTCTAATGCTGATCGACGTACGTTTCCACACCAGGTCCAGGAGCTGCACCGGCTGTACCGGGCCCAGCAGCTACTGATGGCCGGCGATGACGCGGCGACGAACGAGGCAACAAGATCGGCAACGGCAACGGCAATGCCGCCCGCGGCCACGCGACGCGACCTTGAGGCGGCGgcggaggacgacgacgacgagagacGCACCGTGGGGACCGGCGCCGGCTCGAGCAGCAGGTCGTGGGACGACGACGCCCACTCGCCGCCGCAGCAGCATGGGCGGAGTGGCAACAGCGAGGCCCCTCCGCTCCTTCTCCGAGAGAGCGAGCTGGAGCTGACGCTGGCTCTAGGGTGCTTCGGCGGCGCGGCGCCCGGGAAGAAGGAGGCGTCGTCTACTAGCGTGGACTCGAGGACGAGCGTGTCGTCGTCGTCGACGGAGTCCGGGTCCGCCGGCAGCCCCGAGCGCGGGGTCCGACGACGACTGCCTCCCCCCGTCGTCTCTGATGATCATCGGGTCGGTGCCGCCGGGCCAGCCTACCACTACTACTACCAGCAGGGCTGGGCAGCGTCTGGACCACGAAGCAGGCGGCCTGCCGCAGCCTCCCTGCTGGCTCCacaagtgcctgaatttggcacgATAGGGTAGTTCCGACCGAGTCTCACTGTATTTGTGGGTACCACTACCAACCATTCGATTCTTATGCCACCGCAGATATACTTATCTTCTCTTTGTGCGCTGTTTCTTCACTTCTCTTCCTTCTTTGGATGGAAGAGCCTACTATACCCCGTACAAAATTATGCCTAGCTAGACACACACAAAAAAAACTCGACGGGAAGAGAATGACGGTTcttccggtattatattaagaagagaccaaaATATAGTCCCGAGACTCATAACCGAGAAAATTCTCGAACCCTAGATCTCCATCACTAGCATGTCATCATCGTCTACTCTGCAACGGTCTAGCAAGATTATGGCGCGCAAGACGTAACCCGAAGCGAGTGGAACACATCGAGGAGATTTTTGTAACCGGGACTGAAATTCGCCCTCGAGGAGGTCCACCCCTAGCTAGGCACAAGACTCGACGAGTTTGAGCCTTATGGTTAGAGATCGATCCAAGCTGCGTAAACTGAACCTAGATTTTAGATTCGTTGCTGTGGAACTCGTTGAACTAGATCCAATGCAAGTCCTTGATTTGATATGGATGTGCCTGTTGTATTTTCCAGTCCTTGTTTTACATTTAGCGACTCTTTCTTTTTAGCTAGCTATGGATGAGTGGATGACATGTTCATCGACTTGATTTGATAGTAGCCATGGTTTTTTTAACCTAAGCGCAGCATTTGCTCAGAGGTATTTCCCTAGCAGCCGTTTTAAAAAAAAATGGTTGGGGATTCTTAGTTGTCGATCAATCTGCCTGTGGCCCTTAGGGGTTTTCCTAATTATTTAGATGCCACTTGCGGGGGAAAAACTATGAACAAGAACATAAGTCACGACCATTTGGCATGAAAAAAAAACACTAGAGAAATGTCAAATGTGTTCTAATGCAATTTTCCAGATTGTGCCTTTGACAGGCGGTGTCAATTGAGTTCCTTTCTATTTCAGTGTGTAAACTTTTAGAGGGAGATCTAAAGGCTCCACTCCTAGCGTGAATCACTCTCGCGTACCTAAACATCAAAAAACTAAATCGCTCCACAGTGGGAGCAGAGTCAATCTACTCTCTATTTTGTACTAGAAGGTGATAGCCAAAAAATCTGCTTCTCGTCGCTCACAACCTGCTTCCCACTCTCTAACCCCTCAAGAATCACTTCACATACTATTTATCTAATGATTTTCATCTAACAAATTCGTTTTTGCTAGAGAACCATTCAAAATCACTCTATTGAAAATCAGCTTTCGAAGCTAGAGAATTAAGAATGGAGCTGCCAAATGAGCCCTAATTTTATTCTTGCCATCTTCAATGCCCATTTCATTCTTTAAAAAAATGTTTGGGGATTCTTAGTTGTCGATCAATTTGCTTTGGGCCCTAGGGGTTTTCCTAATTATTTAGATGCCACTTGCGGGGAAAAAATTATGAACAAGAACATAAGTCACGACCATTTGGCATGAAAAAAACACTCGAGAAATGTCAAATGTGGTCTAGTGCAATTTTTCAGATTGTGCATTTTTCAGGTGGTATCCATTGAGTTCCTTTCTATTTCATCGTGTAAACTTGTAGAGGGCGTTTGGTAAAACTCCCACGGCTCAGTGTGGTTCTGGTTTCTCTTTGTTTACTCTTTTTTCCTCCCCCACCTCTGTGGCTTTTACTTTTTTTATTCTGTTAGTGGGTGTCAACTTGTACAGTTCTTTCCTTTCTAATATATTAAAGCGGCAAATCTTTTGCCTCTCACTTCAAAAAAAAACTCTCGCCTAGCTAAATAGTAAAAAACTTAACTACTCCACGTGGGAGCCGAGTGAATCTACTCCATTTTGTGGTAGAAGGTAAGAGCCAAAAAAATTTGCTTCTTGCAACTCCTAATCTGCTCTCCACTCACCATCCCTCAGAAATCACTTCGCAAACTACTTATCAAATGGTCATCAAATAAATTCTACCACAAAATGGAGTCACTTTATTCTTGCCATCGTCAATGCCCCTTTCATTTTTCGGTGTGTAACGTGGTCCCCTGGCGAGCGTTCGGCGTCTTTGTGTTCTTGGTGTCATGGTGCGCGTATCTTTTCTTCTTCTGTGACAAATAAAACAGCACTTTTCCGTATTTGGAAATCCTGACGTAAGCTGTTGATGACTTGGCTCTCAAAAGGCAAAGATAGGTAGTGTGTGGGCTCCACATGTCATATGCCTACATAGCAGTCATGTAGACGATTTATCGTAAACAGTAATTTGAACCCCATCTGGCTTGATCAGCAAGTTTATGTCATATTCATATCATCATACTGTCATATGTGGGACCAAATCTGCAGTTTTAAAGTTAGTGATCTAAATGGCACTATCATGCACGCAAGTTTAGGTACCTAAGTATGCAATTTTAAAAAGTTTAGGACCAGGATAACGCCGTCGTGTGCAAGTTCGAGTACTACATCCAGCATGCCATAATCATATCAGTGCTGAGTCAACATGCTACTTAAGTGTATAGAGCGGGTCCGAAATCAATTTGAATTAGTGTGTGTTGGAGCTCGGGATAAATTTAATTAGTGACTAGAAATTTTTAAAAAAAAGAAGTTTGGCCCTAAACGGAGAGAATTTAAGTTTCTAAACTAGCCCTTAAAAGTGGAATGAAAGAGTATGTCACTCAGTATGTCCAATGTAAGGGCAAAAGTTATGTAAAACAtttgaaagagaaatatgtgGAAATAATGAGGATGGAGCCTTGATCAGCACAATATAATACTACTGGTTGGAGCCTGACTGAGGTTGGAGATGTAGCAAAGATCGAAGCAAGGGTTGGGCCGTTAGGCACTGCACACACAGGACTCTGATGATGGACTTCAGACGTGGTGGTGTGCTGGGCTGAAAACTGAGGCAGGTTCAGATAATGTGCGGGCTGGCATCAGTAGAGCTTGGGCCAAAATGGTATAGAGATGTTTTTTTTTCTACGGCTTACCATTGGACTCTGAGCAATCCGCCTTGAAAAAAAAACGGGCCAAACCTAGCTTTCTAGCAGGGAAGGTAAAAAAAACTTGCTTCACTCTGTTGAAAACTACGTTACTACGGATCATCAGATCCGCTCACTTccttcccgtcagcagtagaggcgcgagaagctgtagaagacccgtctcccttcccataagcacgacagaggaaacacacgagacactggatatagggttgggcctctggcctctttctgatctctattccatatgaggggtacaggttctatatatagagacgcgatagccctcagggctatattcggtatttgcccacataacccttcattagggtttctcaacactcccccttgggcgaataccgcgaccaacacatgcctcgttaaaactccaaaaaacccagtgggaaaaatatggagaaagagcgcatggtgatacaaattgcatttgcactttgttgcctcgttaaaacccTCATATGAGAAACTTCAGGAAAACTCACcaaggaaaaagagtacaacaactgtcatcAGGACATATTTCGATCCTCtcggatctagattctatcggatcttctacaagggctaactttagaaatgtgctcctcctgatccttgcaaaattgtatcaataaggcaaaacatcttcttctggaagtatatgcacataaagatttagcaaacagattgcatatccttgcaaggactattttaggaactttacctctactcacttctagtatatacgaggtaagtgcacgtatcaatataaataagccactttgattgATGGTGTTTGATCgactggtgtcggggaccataattaggggtaccctcaagacgcctaattctcagctggtaacccccatcagcataaagctgcaaaggcctgatgggtacgattaagtcagggatcagtccacacgagtgactcgatcacgcttcacccgagcctagcctcggccaagggcagccgacctcgagagacttccgtctcgcccgaggcccccctttttacggcggacacatcaccggctcgcccgaggccttggcttcgctcagaagcaaccctgactaaatcgccacaccgactgaccgagttgcaggagcatttaacgcaaagagtgagtcagacagacagtcaggccttgccaaaggcgccacggcgaactccgctccgcccgaccccagggctcggactcgggctaagacccggaagacggcgaactccgctccgcccgaccccagggctcggactcgggctaagacccggaagacggcgaactccgctccgcccgaccccagggctcggactcgggctaagacccggaagacggcgaactccgctccgcccgaccccagggctcggactcgggctaagacccggaagacggcgaactccgctccgcccgaccccagggctcggactcgggctaagacccggaagacgacgaaactccgcctcgcccgaccccagggctcggactccgccctggcctcggccaaacgacctccgccttgcccgaccccagggctcggactcggcctcggcaacagaagacagactcaaccccggcttcggaggagcccccacgtcaccccgcctagggcacagaccggccacgtcaacaggaagcgtcatcgtcgtcttaccccgaatcgactcgggtcacggagaacaagaccggcgtgccatccggccagctccgccggatgggcaatgatggcgctccacaagctctgtgacgacggcggcccccagctctcttacggaagcagggcgacgtcagcaaggactcgaccgcttcaacagctgtccctccgccaggctccgtcgcacctccgacagccatgacatcacgccagcaaggtgccaaggcctctccggctgccacattggcatgtacctagggcgctagctctctctccgctagaca
It contains:
- the LOC103636817 gene encoding uncharacterized protein — translated: MSRYHLKQFEKERMKMAMLRQEETFRQQVQELHRLYRAQQLLMAGDDAATNEATRSATATAMPPAATRRDLEAAAEDDDDERRTVGTGAGSSSRSWDDDAHSPPQQHGRSGNSEAPPLLLRESELELTLALGCFGGAAPGKKEASSTSVDSRTSVSSSSTESGSAGSPERGVRRRLPPPVVSDDHRVGAAGPAYHYYYQQGWAASGPRSRRPAAASLLAPQVPEFGTIG